The Chryseolinea soli genome contains a region encoding:
- a CDS encoding multidrug effflux MFS transporter yields the protein MKNSNRFVLILILGLLSAIGPFSIDMYLPGFPAIANSLHTSVDAVSYSLSSFFVGICLGQMLIGPLLDRFGRKRPLVIGLIVYLFASIGCALSTSIEMLIVFRLFQALGGCVSMVAPRAIVRDLFPVEENAKVLSLLILVLGVSPILAPTVGSLVIAHWGWSWVFVLLAVVTLVILIALMLWLPESKQPDPTFSLRPRPILASFTTVIKDKQFFTYAFSGGIASAGLFAYLSGSPFVFMKYYTVTEQQYGWIFALIAAGLIGSSQLNNLLLRYYSSEQLMKWALVVQVSVGIVLYAGAGAGFLGLVSTIFLMFLFLSCQGLIFPNSAALSMAPFTKEAGSASALMGAIQMGLGSLASAAIGLLNAQTPTPLAGVMACCAIIGLIVLIFGRRKMDAAATTRDIQEQTLDMIEKC from the coding sequence TTGAAAAACTCAAATCGCTTTGTCCTCATTCTGATATTGGGATTACTCTCGGCCATCGGTCCATTCTCGATCGATATGTACCTGCCGGGATTCCCCGCCATTGCCAATAGCTTGCACACGAGTGTTGATGCCGTGTCTTATTCATTGTCCAGCTTCTTTGTTGGAATTTGTCTGGGGCAAATGTTGATCGGTCCTCTGCTGGATCGTTTTGGCAGAAAAAGACCGCTCGTTATTGGACTGATTGTATATTTGTTTGCGTCCATCGGCTGCGCACTCTCCACGTCGATTGAAATGCTGATTGTGTTCAGGCTGTTTCAGGCCTTGGGCGGCTGTGTGAGTATGGTGGCACCCCGTGCCATTGTACGCGACTTGTTCCCGGTAGAAGAAAATGCGAAGGTATTGTCCCTGCTCATCTTGGTGCTGGGTGTTTCGCCCATCTTGGCGCCGACGGTGGGCAGTCTTGTGATCGCACACTGGGGCTGGAGCTGGGTGTTTGTTTTACTGGCCGTAGTGACCCTGGTCATCCTGATTGCGCTTATGCTGTGGCTTCCAGAAAGTAAACAACCCGATCCTACATTTTCTCTGCGTCCGAGACCGATCCTGGCAAGCTTCACAACGGTTATAAAAGATAAACAATTTTTTACCTATGCCTTCTCCGGCGGAATCGCTTCGGCCGGATTGTTTGCCTATCTGTCCGGTTCACCGTTTGTGTTTATGAAATACTACACGGTAACCGAGCAACAGTACGGATGGATCTTTGCTTTGATCGCAGCAGGACTCATCGGCAGCAGTCAACTCAATAATTTGCTGCTGCGCTATTACAGCAGCGAGCAATTGATGAAGTGGGCTTTAGTCGTACAAGTCTCGGTTGGAATAGTGTTGTATGCCGGTGCCGGGGCTGGGTTCTTGGGACTGGTGTCAACCATCTTTCTGATGTTTCTTTTTCTGAGTTGTCAGGGACTAATCTTCCCCAACTCCGCAGCATTGTCCATGGCGCCGTTTACAAAAGAAGCGGGAAGTGCATCGGCCCTGATGGGTGCCATTCAGATGGGACTTGGCTCACTCGCCTCTGCGGCGATCGGACTTCTGAATGCACAGACACCCACTCCGTTGGCGGGTGTCATGGCGTGCTGTGCGATCATTGGATTAATCGTATTGATATTTGGCAGAAGGAAAATGGACGCTGCCGCTACCACCAGAGATATCCAGGAGCAGACATTGGACATGATTGAGAAGTGTTGA
- a CDS encoding LacI family DNA-binding transcriptional regulator, whose amino-acid sequence MKNTQATIRDIAIKLNISISTVSRALRGAPDVNPETKKAVLEMAERLHYEPNRVAQSLRIKRTNTLGIIVPEIALHFFSSAISGMQEEASHHGYSIMICQSLESYETEKQNVHMLAANRVDGLFISMSSETKDYAHIQQLLNKNIPVVLFDRVTDSLQVAKVVVDDHDGAFKAVEHLIKTGCRRIAYIGGPLTFYISNQRKRGYLDALKQYNIAPDEELIVHCDELHHEPVERVKRLLQLPPDKRPDALFCLNDPIALLVLQMLKEQSIRVPDDISVVGFTNEPVSGFIEPSLTTVSQPSHEIGKKAIELFIQQNQDQDNFIPATEVMKTTLVVRNSTRKI is encoded by the coding sequence ATGAAAAACACCCAAGCGACCATCCGTGACATTGCCATTAAGCTGAACATTTCCATCTCCACGGTGTCGAGGGCCTTGCGCGGTGCACCCGACGTGAATCCCGAAACCAAAAAGGCCGTGTTGGAGATGGCCGAAAGACTTCACTACGAACCCAACCGCGTGGCGCAAAGCCTGCGCATCAAGCGCACCAACACCCTGGGCATCATCGTCCCCGAGATCGCGCTGCATTTCTTCTCCTCGGCCATCAGCGGCATGCAGGAAGAGGCGTCGCACCATGGCTATAGCATCATGATCTGTCAGTCGTTGGAATCCTACGAAACCGAAAAGCAGAACGTCCACATGCTGGCGGCCAACCGCGTAGACGGTTTGTTCATTTCCATGTCGAGCGAAACCAAGGACTATGCGCACATTCAGCAACTGCTGAACAAAAACATTCCCGTGGTCCTGTTCGATCGCGTAACCGATAGCCTGCAGGTGGCCAAGGTGGTGGTCGACGATCACGACGGCGCCTTCAAGGCCGTGGAGCACCTCATCAAGACCGGCTGCCGCCGCATCGCCTACATTGGCGGCCCGCTCACCTTCTACATCAGCAACCAGCGCAAACGGGGCTACCTCGATGCGCTGAAACAATACAACATCGCCCCCGATGAAGAACTGATCGTGCATTGTGACGAGCTGCACCACGAGCCGGTAGAGCGGGTGAAGCGCTTGCTCCAGTTGCCTCCCGACAAACGACCCGACGCGTTGTTTTGTTTAAACGATCCCATTGCCCTGCTCGTCCTGCAAATGTTGAAAGAGCAGTCGATCCGCGTGCCGGACGATATTTCCGTGGTGGGTTTTACGAACGAACCCGTATCGGGATTTATCGAACCCTCGCTGACCACCGTGTCACAGCCCTCGCATGAGATAGGGAAGAAGGCCATCGAGCTTTTCATACAGCAAAACCAGGATCAGGATAATTTTATTCCCGCCACCGAGGTGATGAAGACGACCCTGGTGGTGAGGAACTCTACGCGAAAAATTTAA
- the msrB gene encoding peptide-methionine (R)-S-oxide reductase MsrB: MNWKEVLTLAKNGNLVPDRRVERTDEEWRELLSPEEFQILRKKGTERAFTGEYCEIHEPGLYACRACGTPLFDSRQKFESGTGWPSFNVPVKENAIQYKSDTSYGMVRVEVMCNVCDGHLGHVFPDGPAPSGLRYCINSASIRLVEEKEKV, encoded by the coding sequence ATGAACTGGAAAGAAGTATTAACCCTCGCAAAGAACGGGAACCTCGTTCCCGACAGAAGAGTGGAGCGAACCGACGAAGAATGGCGCGAGCTCCTCAGCCCCGAAGAATTTCAAATCCTTCGCAAAAAAGGAACAGAACGCGCCTTCACGGGCGAGTACTGCGAGATTCACGAGCCTGGCCTCTATGCCTGCCGCGCCTGTGGCACCCCGCTATTCGACTCACGCCAGAAATTTGAATCCGGCACCGGCTGGCCCAGCTTCAATGTGCCCGTGAAAGAAAATGCGATTCAATATAAAAGCGATACCAGCTACGGCATGGTCCGCGTGGAGGTGATGTGCAACGTTTGCGATGGACATTTGGGACACGTTTTTCCGGATGGACCGGCACCATCGGGGTTGCGGTATTGCATTAACTCGGCGTCTATACGGTTGGTGGAGGAGAAGGAGAAAGTCTGA
- the purB gene encoding adenylosuccinate lyase produces the protein MQLNPLTAISPVDGRYFEAVKPLSPYFSEFGLMRYRVQVEIEYLISLSGAITELEDFPVHKINDIRRIYKNFTEAHATEIKEIEKITNHDVKAVEYFIKKEFEKLKLDSFKEFVHFGLTSQDINNTAIPLLLKEFLEREYFSMVDVLVTRLNTMAIEWKDIPMLAHTHGQPASPTRLGKEIMVFGARLEKQLTQLKAVPHAAKFGGATGNLNAHHIAYPSIDWNKFADEFCHHLNLVRSYPTTQIEHYDNMAALFDNLKRINTILIDFSRDMWQYISMEYFKQKIKEGEVGSSAMPHKVNPIDFENAEGNLGFANAIFEYLSAKLPVSRLQRDLTDSTVLRNIGVPLAHTYIALQSLLKGLSKLELNEAAIHADLDNNWAVVAEAIQTVLRKEGYPNPYEALKALTRKNEKITKESLAVFIDGLAVKDAVKERLKGITPFNYVGI, from the coding sequence GTGCAATTAAATCCACTTACCGCCATATCCCCCGTCGACGGGCGATATTTCGAAGCTGTCAAACCCCTCTCACCCTATTTTTCCGAGTTTGGCCTCATGCGCTATCGTGTGCAGGTGGAAATCGAGTACCTCATTTCGCTTTCGGGCGCCATCACGGAACTGGAGGATTTTCCCGTCCACAAGATCAACGACATCCGCCGGATCTATAAGAACTTTACGGAAGCCCACGCCACGGAGATCAAGGAGATCGAAAAGATCACCAACCACGATGTAAAGGCGGTGGAATATTTTATCAAGAAAGAATTTGAAAAGCTCAAGCTGGACAGCTTCAAAGAGTTTGTCCACTTCGGGCTCACCTCGCAGGACATCAACAACACGGCCATTCCCCTGCTCCTGAAAGAATTCCTGGAGCGCGAATATTTCTCCATGGTCGACGTGCTGGTGACCCGCCTGAACACCATGGCCATCGAATGGAAAGACATCCCCATGCTGGCCCACACCCATGGACAACCGGCATCGCCCACCCGCCTGGGCAAAGAGATCATGGTGTTTGGCGCACGGCTTGAAAAGCAGCTCACGCAACTGAAAGCCGTTCCCCATGCCGCCAAGTTTGGGGGCGCCACCGGCAACCTGAACGCCCACCACATCGCCTACCCGTCGATTGACTGGAACAAGTTTGCCGACGAATTCTGCCACCACCTCAACCTGGTACGCAGCTATCCCACCACACAGATCGAACACTACGACAACATGGCCGCGCTGTTCGACAACCTGAAACGCATCAACACGATCCTCATCGACTTCAGCCGCGACATGTGGCAATACATCTCGATGGAGTACTTCAAACAAAAAATAAAAGAAGGGGAAGTGGGCTCCTCGGCCATGCCCCACAAAGTGAACCCCATCGACTTCGAAAACGCCGAAGGCAACCTCGGCTTTGCCAACGCGATCTTTGAATACCTCTCGGCGAAACTGCCCGTCTCGCGCCTGCAACGCGACCTTACGGACTCGACGGTGTTAAGAAACATCGGCGTGCCGCTGGCCCATACCTACATTGCGCTGCAGTCGCTGTTGAAAGGCTTGAGCAAACTCGAACTTAACGAGGCGGCTATCCACGCGGATCTGGATAATAACTGGGCTGTGGTAGCGGAAGCTATTCAGACGGTGTTGCGAAAAGAAGGGTATCCTAATCCTTATGAGGCATTGAAAGCACTGACGCGGAAGAATGAGAAGATCACGAAGGAAAGTTTGGCGGTGTTTATTGATGGATTAGCGGTGAAGGATGCAGTGAAAGAGCGATTGAAGGGAATTACACCTTTTAACTACGTAGGGATCTGA